From Candidatus Ozemobacteraceae bacterium, a single genomic window includes:
- a CDS encoding pitrilysin family protein — MNEHSTAGHAPGFRWEPFHTRTLPNGLTVLVREHRTAPLFVSDIWVRAGSRHEVPETSGIAHFLEHTLFKGTPTRGVGAIAREIESFGGRTNAGTSLDYTHYYISGEKLHLDKALEIHADVIRRSVLDPAAVDAERSVIVEEIKRSADNPHRVLWDAMMAELYPGHPYGRQILGPRENIAGGISRDMLAGFFHTWYVPANLFILVAGDVDVDAVMKRIEELYGDWTAPAPTQPLTPLPPRPAAGTAIRRALDVKRGYMQSAWRTVSQANREDAAGLELLGVLLGQGRSSRLAATLKEKRGIVTSISSGQLSLGEDGIFLVRAEFDPTDEFSVREGIAAEIARLRREPASAEEVTKAMDFLETLYMRGAETNEGQTDILGNALIHDALEHECAYLQRLRAFTPERLMQLAGRYLAGEADVTTLAGPKTRSKPFQASPQPVGAEQDDVSTWRLENGLRVIHRRLAGIGLVGATLTAEAGIRHEPPTAGGLANLMSEMLLKGTQRRDGQLILWDLEALGADLDPSADPDMMRLSLSAPARTFPQALAIMAETAKLPTFPADAFETERRKVLGRLKAVDDDMFENTWRLFQANLFGKHPYGRYSLGTRESVQALTPELAAKFHASTFRADGMVLSIIGDIESTEALRLGGDFFGDAFAQTGSSAQQAGPIPVEPPHASKRAEEFRDRQQAMVCLGWLGPRFDHPDYPAMKVLNAILGGGMSARLFRKVRNEASLAYAVHSLFPTRMDGAPLCAVIGTDPSAVDRVIEMVSAEIADLASKGPEASELDRATAFVTGQFALDLAACLRQSHFYAWFEALGAGYRFLKTYPDAVRRVTAADVQRAAATWLHPDRSVIAVTRPQK; from the coding sequence ATGAACGAACACAGCACCGCAGGCCACGCCCCCGGGTTCCGCTGGGAACCCTTTCACACGCGCACCCTTCCGAACGGCCTGACGGTCCTCGTTCGCGAGCACCGTACCGCCCCGCTGTTCGTTTCCGACATTTGGGTCAGGGCGGGCAGCCGGCACGAGGTGCCCGAGACGAGCGGGATCGCGCACTTTCTCGAGCACACCCTGTTCAAGGGAACGCCGACCCGCGGCGTCGGCGCGATCGCACGCGAGATCGAGAGCTTCGGCGGCCGCACCAACGCGGGAACGTCGCTCGATTATACCCACTACTATATCAGCGGCGAGAAACTTCATCTCGACAAGGCGCTCGAGATTCACGCCGACGTGATCCGGCGCTCGGTCCTCGACCCGGCGGCGGTCGACGCCGAGCGGTCGGTGATCGTCGAGGAGATCAAACGCTCCGCCGACAATCCGCATCGCGTCCTCTGGGACGCGATGATGGCGGAACTGTACCCCGGTCATCCGTATGGTAGGCAGATCCTCGGGCCTCGCGAGAATATAGCTGGCGGTATAAGTCGAGACATGCTGGCTGGCTTCTTCCATACCTGGTATGTGCCCGCCAACCTGTTCATCCTCGTCGCCGGAGATGTCGACGTCGATGCGGTGATGAAGCGGATCGAGGAACTGTACGGCGACTGGACGGCCCCCGCGCCGACCCAGCCCCTCACCCCCCTGCCTCCCCGGCCGGCCGCGGGAACGGCGATCCGCCGGGCCCTCGACGTGAAGCGCGGCTACATGCAGTCGGCATGGCGGACGGTGTCGCAGGCGAACCGCGAGGACGCGGCAGGTCTCGAACTGCTCGGCGTCCTGCTCGGCCAGGGCCGCAGCAGCAGGCTCGCCGCGACCCTGAAGGAGAAACGGGGCATCGTCACCTCGATCTCGTCGGGGCAGCTTTCCCTCGGCGAAGACGGCATTTTCCTCGTTCGGGCGGAGTTCGATCCGACCGACGAGTTTTCGGTGCGCGAGGGCATCGCCGCCGAGATCGCCCGTCTACGCCGCGAACCGGCATCGGCCGAAGAAGTCACCAAGGCGATGGATTTCCTTGAAACGCTGTACATGCGCGGCGCCGAGACGAACGAAGGCCAGACCGACATTCTCGGGAATGCATTGATTCATGATGCGCTCGAGCACGAGTGCGCCTATCTCCAGCGGCTCCGCGCCTTCACCCCCGAGCGCCTGATGCAGCTCGCCGGGCGGTATCTCGCCGGTGAGGCCGACGTCACGACGCTCGCGGGCCCGAAGACGCGCTCGAAGCCCTTCCAAGCGTCACCGCAACCAGTCGGCGCGGAGCAGGACGACGTATCGACCTGGAGGCTGGAAAACGGACTGCGCGTCATCCATCGCAGACTCGCGGGCATCGGTCTCGTCGGGGCGACCCTGACGGCCGAAGCCGGCATCAGGCACGAACCGCCGACGGCCGGCGGCCTCGCCAACCTCATGTCCGAGATGCTGCTGAAGGGCACCCAGCGCCGCGACGGCCAGCTCATCCTGTGGGACCTGGAAGCCCTCGGCGCCGATCTCGATCCCTCCGCCGACCCCGACATGATGCGCCTCAGCCTGAGCGCGCCGGCGCGCACATTCCCGCAGGCCCTCGCCATCATGGCCGAGACGGCCAAGCTCCCGACGTTCCCGGCCGACGCATTCGAAACCGAGCGCCGAAAGGTCCTTGGACGGCTCAAGGCCGTCGACGACGACATGTTCGAGAACACCTGGCGCCTCTTCCAGGCCAATCTGTTCGGGAAGCACCCGTACGGCCGCTACTCCCTCGGGACGCGCGAGTCGGTGCAGGCGCTCACGCCGGAGCTCGCGGCGAAGTTCCACGCGTCGACCTTCCGGGCCGACGGCATGGTCTTATCTATCATTGGTGATATAGAATCAACCGAAGCCCTCCGCCTCGGCGGCGACTTTTTCGGCGACGCCTTCGCTCAGACCGGTTCTTCCGCGCAACAGGCCGGCCCCATCCCCGTCGAACCCCCGCATGCGTCGAAACGCGCCGAGGAGTTCCGCGACCGCCAGCAGGCGATGGTGTGCCTCGGCTGGCTCGGCCCCCGGTTCGATCATCCCGACTACCCCGCCATGAAGGTTCTCAACGCCATTCTCGGCGGCGGCATGTCGGCGCGCCTGTTCCGCAAGGTCCGCAACGAAGCCTCCCTGGCCTACGCCGTCCACTCCCTTTTCCCGACCCGCATGGACGGCGCCCCCCTGTGCGCCGTCATCGGCACCGACCCATCGGCCGTCGACCGGGTCATCGAGATGGTCTCGGCCGAAATCGCCGACCTTGCATCGAAGGGCCCCGAAGCCTCCGAACTCGATCGCGCCACGGCCTTCGTCACCGGCCAGTTCGCCCTCGACCTCGCCGCCTGCCTCCGCCAGTCGCATTTCTACGCCTGGTTCGAAGCCCTCGGCGCCGGCTACCGTTTCCTGAAAACCTACCCCGACGCCGTCCGCCGCGTCACCGCCGCCGACGTCCAGCGCGCCGCCGCCACCTGGCTCCACCCAGACCGCTCCGTCATCGCCGTCACCCGTCCCCAAAAATGA